A part of Burkholderiales bacterium genomic DNA contains:
- a CDS encoding GatB/YqeY domain-containing protein: MTLKDRITEDMKQAMRAKDAQRLSCLRLLLAAIKQREVDERIVLDDAQVLSVIEKMIKQRQESVAQYEKGGRQDLADAEKFEIEVLKTYLPEPLSEQEVQNLIEATLAETGASTPADMGRVMNALRQKLAGRADMGKVSALVKARLAR, translated from the coding sequence ATGACGCTCAAAGACCGCATCACCGAGGACATGAAACAGGCCATGCGCGCCAAGGATGCCCAGCGGCTGTCCTGCCTGCGGCTGCTTCTGGCGGCGATCAAACAGCGGGAGGTGGACGAGCGCATCGTGCTCGACGACGCCCAGGTCCTTTCCGTCATCGAAAAGATGATCAAGCAGCGGCAGGAGTCCGTGGCCCAGTACGAGAAAGGTGGCCGCCAGGACCTCGCCGACGCGGAAAAATTCGAGATCGAGGTGCTGAAGACCTACCTCCCCGAGCCCCTTTCCGAACAGGAAGTGCAAAACCTCATCGAGGCCACCCTCGCGGAGACGGGGGCGAGCACCCCTGCGGACATGGGGCGGGTGATGAACGCCTTGCGGCAGAAGCTGGCGGGGCGCGCCGACATGGGCAAGGTCTCCGCCCTGGTCAAGGCGCGGCTTGCCCGCTGA
- a CDS encoding diguanylate cyclase has protein sequence MKVPAGLRFKLVAITLVGVVTAFVVVGSLRVQAERQRLMNELARSGQERAALLAEAVANLVVGYDYSNMESLADRLVRQEDVLAVTIRDRTGKVMVTRTAPHLPGTASLAFRLPVLFTGKPVGEVELLLSLARLEGQIAAVYRNVLLEQAFFSLLLALLIHFAVSRLIVRPVVDLSRHMQSLEEQGDTAAPLPEVRSRDEIGELARVFGALQARVAETQQRLREKIDLAGTALMQTNEALQARTQELEARTRELEKALALVEKLAVTDSLTELRNRRYFDDHLAAAFARAQRFGEPLCLLLADVDRFKEINDTFGHAAGDVVLQALAAAFRARMRSTDVVARLGGDEFAFLLHHTTAGEARVVAEELLALAGNLNLSFEGKPLAVSLSIGVACTDRLTHSVEALYGAADEALYEAKRRGRGQAVCYPFASHLNA, from the coding sequence ATGAAAGTCCCTGCTGGTCTGCGCTTCAAACTGGTGGCCATCACCCTGGTGGGTGTGGTCACGGCTTTCGTCGTCGTGGGCAGCCTGCGCGTGCAGGCGGAGCGGCAACGCCTGATGAACGAGCTGGCCCGCTCCGGGCAGGAACGCGCGGCCCTGCTGGCGGAAGCCGTGGCCAATCTGGTGGTGGGCTACGACTATTCCAACATGGAGTCCCTGGCCGATCGCCTGGTGCGCCAGGAGGATGTGCTCGCCGTCACCATCCGCGACCGCACGGGTAAGGTCATGGTGACGCGCACAGCACCCCACCTGCCCGGCACAGCGAGTCTCGCCTTCCGGCTGCCTGTCCTCTTCACCGGCAAACCGGTGGGCGAAGTGGAGCTCCTCCTCTCCCTGGCCCGGCTGGAGGGGCAAATCGCGGCCGTGTATCGAAATGTTCTCCTCGAGCAGGCCTTTTTCAGCCTGTTGCTGGCCCTGCTCATCCATTTTGCCGTCTCCCGCCTCATCGTGAGGCCGGTGGTGGACTTAAGCCGCCACATGCAAAGCCTTGAGGAACAGGGAGACACCGCCGCGCCCCTGCCGGAGGTGCGCAGCAGGGACGAAATCGGCGAGCTCGCCCGGGTCTTCGGCGCCCTCCAGGCAAGGGTGGCGGAAACCCAGCAGCGCCTGCGGGAAAAAATCGACCTCGCTGGCACGGCCCTGATGCAGACCAACGAGGCACTCCAGGCGCGCACCCAGGAGCTGGAAGCCCGCACCCGGGAGCTGGAGAAGGCGCTGGCGCTGGTGGAAAAACTGGCGGTGACCGACAGCCTCACCGAGCTGCGCAACCGCCGCTATTTCGACGACCACCTGGCGGCGGCCTTTGCCCGCGCCCAGCGCTTCGGCGAGCCGCTATGCCTGCTTTTGGCGGACGTGGACCGCTTCAAGGAGATCAACGACACCTTCGGCCATGCCGCGGGGGATGTGGTGCTGCAGGCCCTGGCCGCCGCCTTCCGCGCCCGCATGCGCAGCACCGATGTGGTGGCGCGCCTGGGGGGCGACGAGTTCGCCTTTCTTCTGCATCACACCACCGCCGGGGAAGCCCGCGTGGTGGCCGAAGAGCTGCTTGCCCTGGCCGGAAATCTGAACCTGAGCTTCGAGGGCAAACCCCTTGCCGTGAGCCTTTCCATCGGCGTGGCCTGTACCGACAGACTCACCCACAGTGTGGAGGCCCTCTACGGTGCCGCCGACGAAGCCCTCTACGAGGCCAAGCGGCGCGGCCGGGGCCAGGCGGTGTGTTACCCCTTTGCAAGCCATCTCAATGCATGA
- a CDS encoding PhnD/SsuA/transferrin family substrate-binding protein, whose product MMLVWRSVLSVLLLWAATAQGQTLFLGSVAMDVPAEMVRRLTPLTEYLSRKTGLDVQFRASPNLGSAVNDLGGNVTQIAYLTPVAYLEAREKYGVEPLVSPLTHGQSTFTLVIAVRADSPYQKVTDLRGRRFAFGDPKALLQPAVVVGSGIRLEEFAAYDYLKHYDNIAKAVLNRDFDAGILKDTVFEEFEARGLRRLYTSPPLPGYVFAVNSTVPAATVAKLKAAFLELKATDPAHKAILRELDAGYDGFVTVTDRDYEVIRRLIAPFRKP is encoded by the coding sequence ATGATGTTGGTTTGGCGCAGTGTGCTCTCCGTCCTCCTCCTCTGGGCCGCCACCGCCCAGGGGCAGACCCTCTTCCTCGGGTCCGTCGCCATGGATGTGCCCGCCGAAATGGTGCGAAGGCTCACCCCCCTCACCGAATACCTGAGCCGCAAGACCGGGCTCGACGTCCAGTTCCGCGCCTCGCCCAACCTGGGCTCGGCGGTGAATGACCTGGGAGGCAACGTGACCCAGATCGCCTATCTCACCCCCGTGGCCTATCTGGAGGCGCGGGAAAAATACGGCGTGGAACCCTTGGTGAGCCCCCTGACCCACGGCCAATCCACCTTCACCCTGGTCATCGCCGTGCGCGCCGACAGCCCGTACCAGAAGGTGACGGACCTGCGGGGCCGGCGCTTCGCCTTCGGCGACCCCAAGGCGTTGCTGCAGCCGGCGGTGGTGGTGGGCAGCGGCATCCGTCTGGAGGAGTTCGCCGCCTACGATTACCTCAAGCATTACGACAACATCGCCAAGGCGGTGCTCAACCGGGATTTCGATGCCGGCATTCTCAAGGACACGGTTTTCGAGGAATTCGAGGCGCGGGGGCTGCGACGCCTTTATACCTCGCCGCCCCTGCCGGGCTACGTGTTTGCGGTGAACTCCACCGTGCCCGCCGCCACCGTGGCCAAGCTGAAGGCGGCTTTTCTCGAGCTCAAGGCGACGGATCCCGCCCACAAGGCCATCCTGCGGGAACTGGACGCGGGCTATGACGGCTTCGTCACCGTGACGGACCGGGACTACGAGGTCATCCGCCGGCTGATCGCCCCCTTCCGCAAGCCCTGA
- the rpsU gene encoding 30S ribosomal protein S21, which produces MPVVRVKENEPFDVALRRFKRTIEKSGLLTELRAREYYEKPTAERKRKLAAAIKRHHKRLRSQMLPPKLY; this is translated from the coding sequence ATGCCTGTCGTACGCGTGAAGGAAAACGAGCCCTTTGATGTGGCTTTGCGCCGCTTCAAGCGCACCATCGAAAAAAGCGGCCTGCTCACCGAGCTGCGGGCCCGGGAGTACTACGAAAAGCCCACCGCCGAGCGCAAGCGCAAGCTCGCGGCGGCGATCAAGCGCCACCACAAGCGGCTGCGCAGCCAGATGCTGCCGCCCAAGCTGTACTGA
- the tsaD gene encoding tRNA (adenosine(37)-N6)-threonylcarbamoyltransferase complex transferase subunit TsaD, with the protein MRVLGIETSCDETGVALYDTERGLVAHALHSQVRMHEEYGGVVPELASRDHIRRILPLIRQVLAEGGLSVGDVDAIAYTEGPGLAGALLVGAAVACGLGFALGRPVIGIHHLEGHLLAPLLEAEPPAFPFVALLVSGGHTQLMAVEGVGRYRLLGETLDDAAGEAFDKTAKLLGLGYPGGPALARLAAQGRPGRVRLPRPMLNSGDLDFSFSGLKTAVLKFAREHVLDAEMRADLAAEVQEAITEVLTAKAMAALEATGLSRLVVAGGVGANARLRERLAEAAAGRSVRVFYPKLEFCTDNGAMIAFAGAMRLAEGRRQYGFGVRPRWELASLRPPSGSPVQPLD; encoded by the coding sequence ATGCGGGTGCTGGGGATCGAAACCTCCTGTGATGAGACAGGTGTTGCCCTTTACGACACGGAACGGGGGTTGGTCGCCCACGCCCTGCATTCCCAGGTGCGCATGCACGAGGAATACGGCGGGGTGGTGCCCGAGCTCGCTTCCCGCGACCACATCCGCCGCATCCTGCCCCTCATCCGCCAGGTCCTGGCGGAGGGCGGGCTTTCCGTGGGGGATGTGGATGCCATTGCCTACACCGAGGGGCCGGGTCTGGCGGGCGCCCTCTTGGTGGGCGCGGCGGTGGCCTGCGGGTTGGGCTTCGCCCTCGGGCGGCCGGTGATTGGCATCCATCATCTGGAAGGCCACCTCCTTGCCCCCCTGCTGGAGGCCGAGCCGCCGGCCTTCCCCTTCGTCGCCCTGCTGGTTTCGGGCGGTCACACCCAGCTCATGGCCGTGGAAGGAGTGGGCCGCTACCGCCTGCTGGGGGAGACCCTGGACGACGCCGCGGGCGAAGCCTTCGACAAGACGGCAAAACTTCTGGGTCTGGGCTATCCCGGTGGGCCAGCGCTGGCACGCCTGGCCGCCCAGGGCCGGCCGGGGCGCGTCCGCCTGCCGCGCCCGATGCTTAACAGCGGCGATCTCGATTTCAGCTTCAGCGGCCTGAAAACGGCCGTGCTTAAGTTCGCGCGGGAGCATGTCCTCGACGCGGAAATGCGCGCCGATCTGGCGGCAGAGGTGCAGGAGGCCATCACCGAGGTGCTCACCGCGAAGGCCATGGCGGCGCTGGAAGCAACGGGGCTTTCCCGCCTGGTGGTGGCGGGCGGCGTGGGGGCCAACGCCCGCCTGCGGGAGCGGCTGGCCGAGGCTGCCGCCGGCAGGAGCGTGCGGGTTTTCTATCCGAAGCTGGAATTCTGCACCGACAACGGAGCCATGATCGCCTTCGCCGGCGCCATGCGCCTTGCCGAGGGGCGCCGCCAGTATGGCTTCGGCGTCCGCCCCCGCTGGGAGCTGGCGAGCCTGCGCCCGCCCTCAGGGTCGCCCGTGCAGCCGCTCGACTAA
- the plsY gene encoding glycerol-3-phosphate 1-O-acyltransferase PlsY, with protein MAPIALLVCAYLVGSLSFAVIVSRIFGLPDPRSYGSGNPGATNVLRSGRKAAAALTLVGDAAKGWLVMAAALHFGPLWQIPEPAVAGAGIAVFLGHLFPVFFGFRGGKGVATAFGILLALSVWVAAAAAAAWLLTFAMFRVSSLSALVAAALAPIFAALMLPGLYTGLVILLAALLVWRHRTNIRRLLRGEEAGFAGPRPRPQDMPPE; from the coding sequence ATGGCCCCGATAGCACTTCTCGTCTGCGCCTACCTGGTGGGCTCGCTCTCCTTTGCCGTGATCGTGAGCCGGATCTTCGGCCTACCCGATCCCCGTTCCTATGGTTCGGGCAACCCCGGCGCCACCAATGTGCTGCGCAGTGGCCGCAAGGCAGCGGCGGCGCTCACCCTTGTGGGCGATGCGGCGAAGGGCTGGCTGGTGATGGCCGCGGCCCTCCATTTCGGCCCCCTTTGGCAGATTCCGGAACCTGCCGTGGCCGGAGCGGGGATTGCCGTTTTCCTCGGGCATCTGTTTCCGGTGTTTTTCGGCTTCCGCGGCGGCAAGGGGGTGGCCACCGCCTTCGGCATCCTCCTCGCCCTGAGCGTGTGGGTGGCGGCGGCAGCGGCCGCCGCCTGGCTGCTCACCTTCGCCATGTTCCGCGTCTCCTCCCTCTCGGCGCTGGTGGCGGCGGCCCTGGCACCCATTTTTGCCGCCCTCATGCTGCCGGGGCTCTATACGGGGCTGGTGATCCTCCTCGCCGCGCTCCTCGTCTGGCGCCACCGGACCAACATCCGCCGTCTGCTGCGGGGTGAAGAGGCCGGTTTTGCCGGGCCCCGCCCCCGGCCCCAGGACATGCCCCCCGAGTGA
- a CDS encoding dihydroneopterin aldolase, which produces MDIIFLRDWRIELSIGIYPWERRMPQTIELELDIGLPGSRAGQTDRIEDTLDYGAIVGRIEESLKGRRFDLLEALAEHIAHIVRHEFGAPWVRVTVTKLCMLRNIRRVGLTIERGERI; this is translated from the coding sequence GTGGACATCATTTTTCTGCGGGATTGGCGCATCGAGCTTTCCATCGGCATCTATCCGTGGGAGCGCAGGATGCCGCAAACCATCGAGCTGGAACTGGACATCGGCCTGCCCGGAAGCCGCGCCGGCCAGACCGACCGCATCGAGGACACGCTGGATTATGGCGCCATTGTGGGCCGCATCGAGGAAAGCCTGAAGGGAAGGCGCTTCGACCTTCTGGAAGCGTTGGCGGAACACATCGCCCACATCGTCCGCCATGAATTCGGCGCCCCCTGGGTGCGCGTCACCGTCACCAAGCTTTGCATGCTGCGCAACATCCGCCGCGTCGGCCTCACCATCGAACGGGGCGAAAGGATCTGA
- a CDS encoding sulfite exporter TauE/SafE family protein — protein sequence MEVLAYGFAAGVILLAYFVRGISGFGSGLIAVPLLAQVFPLIKVVPFVLLLDVTGSVILGRANRRLVAWKELKPLLPGSAVGVGVGATLLMNLDRQALLATLGTVVILFALRNLLSLGGSEPVSRWWALPASLVGGTVSALFGTGGPPYVIYLSHRIRDKSVFRATTSLLFVIDGGLRIVVFLATGILTAATFAAYAAALPLMALGLWLGSRVHVGISNAQMVRLIGLLLLGSGASLLWKALA from the coding sequence ATGGAGGTCCTCGCCTACGGCTTCGCCGCCGGCGTCATCCTCCTCGCCTATTTCGTGCGGGGCATCTCCGGCTTCGGCTCCGGCTTGATCGCCGTGCCGCTGCTCGCCCAGGTCTTTCCCCTGATTAAGGTCGTGCCCTTCGTGCTTCTCCTCGATGTCACCGGCTCGGTGATCCTGGGGCGCGCCAACCGGCGCCTGGTGGCCTGGAAGGAGCTCAAGCCGCTGCTGCCCGGCAGCGCGGTGGGGGTGGGAGTGGGAGCCACCCTGCTCATGAATCTGGACCGCCAGGCTTTGCTCGCCACCCTGGGCACGGTGGTCATTCTCTTTGCCCTGCGCAATCTCCTCTCCCTGGGGGGCAGTGAGCCCGTCTCCCGCTGGTGGGCGCTGCCCGCCAGTCTCGTCGGCGGCACGGTGAGCGCCCTGTTCGGCACGGGAGGGCCGCCCTATGTGATCTATCTCAGCCACCGGATACGGGACAAGTCGGTCTTCCGCGCCACCACCTCGCTCCTCTTCGTCATCGACGGCGGCCTGCGCATCGTAGTTTTCCTCGCCACCGGCATCCTCACCGCCGCCACCTTCGCCGCCTATGCCGCAGCGCTACCCCTCATGGCCCTCGGCCTGTGGCTGGGCAGCCGTGTCCATGTGGGCATCAGCAATGCACAGATGGTGCGCCTGATCGGTCTTTTGCTGTTGGGCAGTGGCGCAAGCCTCCTGTGGAAAGCGCTGGCCTGA
- the xerD gene encoding site-specific tyrosine recombinase XerD — MSGRNERRAESAASAALLDEFCDALWLEEGLSRNTLAAYRRDLAKFAVWLEARGADLTTASRAQLLAFLAEWAPRMKASSTGRFLSSVRRFYQHALRQGRLTVDPTLEVERPKRPRPLPKSLSEGEVEALLAAPDVTTPLGLRDRAMLETLYATGLRVSELTGLALAQLSLEAGVVRVMGKGAKERLVPLGEVAAEWLGRYLAGARPALLAGRVSEAVFVTGRGGAMTRQMFWNLIKRYARRAGIRETLSPHTLRHAFATHLLNHGADLRVVQMLLGHADISTTQIYTHVARERLKALHARHHPRG; from the coding sequence ATGAGCGGGCGCAATGAGCGACGCGCGGAATCGGCGGCCAGCGCGGCGCTGCTGGACGAATTCTGCGACGCCCTGTGGCTCGAAGAAGGCTTGTCCCGCAACACCCTGGCGGCCTATCGGCGCGATCTCGCCAAATTCGCCGTCTGGCTGGAGGCGCGGGGGGCGGACCTCACCACCGCCAGTCGGGCGCAGCTTTTGGCCTTCCTAGCCGAATGGGCGCCCCGCATGAAGGCGAGCAGCACCGGCCGCTTCCTCTCCAGCGTACGGCGCTTCTACCAGCATGCTCTGCGGCAGGGTCGCCTCACCGTGGACCCCACCCTGGAGGTGGAGCGCCCCAAACGCCCGCGGCCGCTGCCCAAAAGCCTGAGCGAAGGGGAAGTGGAAGCACTCTTGGCCGCGCCCGATGTCACCACGCCTTTGGGTCTGCGCGACCGCGCCATGCTGGAGACCCTCTACGCCACCGGTCTGCGGGTGAGTGAACTGACGGGGCTGGCGCTTGCCCAGTTGAGCCTCGAGGCAGGGGTGGTACGGGTGATGGGAAAAGGCGCGAAGGAAAGGCTGGTGCCCCTCGGGGAGGTGGCGGCGGAATGGCTTGGCCGTTATCTAGCCGGGGCGCGGCCGGCGTTGCTTGCGGGCCGGGTGAGCGAGGCGGTGTTCGTCACCGGTCGCGGTGGCGCCATGACCCGGCAGATGTTCTGGAATCTCATCAAGCGTTATGCGCGGCGGGCGGGTATCAGGGAGACGCTGTCCCCCCATACGCTGCGTCATGCCTTTGCCACGCATCTCCTCAACCACGGCGCCGATCTGCGCGTGGTGCAGATGCTTCTGGGGCATGCCGACATCTCCACCACCCAGATTTACACCCACGTGGCGCGGGAGCGGCTCAAGGCGCTGCACGCCCGGCATCATCCGCGGGGATGA
- a CDS encoding methylated-DNA--[protein]-cysteine S-methyltransferase codes for MRLHQAKLATPFATLGIRTQGNRLIAIDFLPRGATPKAPEDAFTARVVEEIEAYLTDPRHVFDLPLCPGGSPHQQRVWAALRGIGPGEVVTYGELARRLGSSARAVGQACGANPIPLVIPCHRVVARGGIGGFMGQREGFALAIKEWLLAHERAQ; via the coding sequence ATGAGGCTCCATCAGGCGAAGCTTGCCACGCCCTTCGCCACCCTGGGCATCCGCACCCAGGGCAATCGCCTCATCGCCATCGATTTTCTGCCGCGCGGGGCGACGCCCAAGGCGCCGGAGGATGCCTTCACCGCGCGCGTGGTGGAAGAGATCGAAGCCTATCTTACCGATCCCCGTCACGTCTTCGACCTGCCGCTTTGCCCCGGCGGGAGCCCCCATCAGCAAAGGGTGTGGGCGGCCTTGAGGGGCATCGGGCCGGGGGAGGTGGTGACCTATGGGGAGCTCGCCCGGAGGCTGGGGTCCAGTGCCCGCGCGGTGGGGCAGGCCTGTGGCGCCAATCCCATCCCCTTGGTGATTCCCTGTCACCGGGTGGTGGCGCGCGGGGGTATCGGCGGCTTCATGGGGCAAAGAGAGGGTTTTGCCCTCGCCATCAAGGAGTGGCTGCTAGCCCATGAGCGGGCGCAATGA
- the rplS gene encoding 50S ribosomal protein L19, whose product MNLIQQIEAEEIARLGKTIPDFAPGDTVVVQVKVKEGNRERLQAFEGVVIAKRNRGLNSSFIVRKISSGEGVERTFQTYSPTVASIEVKRKGDVARAKLYYLRSRSGKSARIKEKLTGKSQAAAQ is encoded by the coding sequence ATGAATCTCATCCAGCAAATCGAAGCGGAAGAAATCGCCCGTCTGGGGAAGACCATCCCCGATTTCGCCCCCGGTGACACCGTCGTCGTGCAGGTGAAGGTGAAGGAGGGCAACCGGGAAAGGCTGCAAGCCTTCGAGGGGGTGGTGATCGCCAAGCGCAACCGCGGCCTCAATTCCTCCTTCATCGTGCGCAAGATTTCCTCTGGCGAGGGCGTGGAGCGGACCTTCCAGACCTATTCGCCGACGGTGGCCTCCATCGAGGTGAAGCGCAAGGGTGACGTGGCCCGCGCCAAGCTCTACTACCTGCGCAGCCGCTCCGGTAAATCGGCCCGCATCAAGGAAAAGCTCACCGGTAAAAGCCAGGCGGCGGCCCAGTAA
- the trmD gene encoding tRNA (guanosine(37)-N1)-methyltransferase TrmD, whose translation MFDAVAKQGITARALEQGLWTLRLWNPRDFATDAYRTVDDRPYGGGPGMVMLAEPLEKAIEAARAAQRDAGIARSRVIYLSPQGARLDHARVMSLAGEPGLVLLCGRYEGVDERLIQREVDEELSIGDYVLSGGELAAMVVIDAVVRQLPGAVGDADSVVEESFVKGLLDHPHYTRPEVYRGMPVPPVLLSGHHERIRLWRLKEAMLRTWERRPDLFARWLKEHRLTPEEARLWQELKRERGIDGDA comes from the coding sequence ATGTTCGATGCGGTGGCGAAGCAGGGGATCACCGCCAGAGCCCTGGAGCAGGGGCTGTGGACGCTGCGGCTGTGGAATCCCCGGGATTTCGCCACGGATGCCTACCGCACCGTGGACGACCGGCCCTACGGCGGCGGGCCGGGCATGGTGATGCTGGCCGAGCCGCTGGAGAAGGCCATCGAGGCGGCGCGGGCGGCGCAACGGGATGCGGGGATCGCCCGCAGCCGGGTGATCTACCTCTCGCCCCAGGGGGCGCGGCTGGATCACGCGCGGGTCATGTCCCTGGCCGGGGAGCCGGGGCTCGTGCTGCTTTGCGGGCGCTATGAGGGCGTGGACGAACGGCTCATCCAGCGCGAGGTGGATGAGGAGCTGTCCATCGGCGACTATGTGCTCTCCGGTGGCGAGCTCGCCGCCATGGTGGTGATCGACGCCGTCGTGCGTCAACTGCCGGGAGCGGTGGGCGATGCGGACTCGGTGGTGGAGGAGTCCTTCGTCAAGGGCCTGCTGGACCATCCCCACTACACGCGGCCGGAAGTCTATCGGGGCATGCCGGTACCGCCGGTGTTGTTGTCGGGGCACCACGAGCGCATCCGCCTGTGGCGGCTGAAGGAAGCCATGTTGCGCACCTGGGAGCGACGGCCGGATCTTTTTGCGCGCTGGCTCAAGGAACACCGCCTGACCCCGGAAGAGGCCAGGCTTTGGCAGGAATTGAAACGGGAACGCGGCATCGACGGGGACGCATGA
- the rimM gene encoding ribosome maturation factor RimM (Essential for efficient processing of 16S rRNA) yields MMGRVTGPFGVLGWIKVHPYTEKAAGLARYRRWWLGREAPYTGYEVVEARAHGAAVVAKLAGIEDRDEAAKLKGQWVVVPRGELPRPGKDEYYWVDLIGLTVVNTEGVRFGTVKTLLETGANDVLVVQGERERLIPFIRQVILDVDLTAGTIRVDWGVDY; encoded by the coding sequence GTGATGGGGCGGGTCACCGGCCCCTTCGGTGTGCTGGGCTGGATCAAGGTCCATCCCTACACCGAGAAAGCCGCCGGGCTTGCCCGCTACCGCCGCTGGTGGCTGGGACGCGAGGCGCCCTACACCGGCTATGAGGTGGTGGAAGCCAGGGCGCACGGGGCGGCGGTGGTGGCCAAGCTTGCCGGCATCGAGGACCGCGACGAGGCGGCGAAGCTCAAGGGTCAGTGGGTGGTGGTGCCGCGGGGCGAGCTGCCGCGGCCCGGCAAGGACGAATATTACTGGGTCGATTTGATCGGCCTGACCGTGGTGAACACCGAAGGGGTCCGTTTCGGCACCGTCAAGACGCTGCTTGAAACCGGCGCCAACGATGTGTTGGTGGTGCAGGGGGAACGGGAGCGGTTGATCCCCTTCATCCGGCAGGTCATCCTCGACGTGGACCTGACGGCCGGCACCATCCGGGTGGATTGGGGGGTGGACTATTAA
- the rpsP gene encoding 30S ribosomal protein S16, with amino-acid sequence MVVIRLSRGGAKKRPFYNVVVTDSRRRRDGNFIERVGFYNPVAPEGTESLRINKERVAYWQSVGAKLSDTVAKLLKHAS; translated from the coding sequence ATGGTGGTGATCCGACTTTCCCGGGGCGGCGCAAAAAAGCGCCCCTTCTACAACGTGGTGGTGACCGATTCCCGGCGCCGGCGCGATGGCAATTTCATCGAGCGCGTGGGCTTTTACAATCCCGTGGCGCCCGAGGGGACCGAGTCCCTGCGCATCAACAAGGAACGCGTGGCCTACTGGCAGAGCGTCGGTGCGAAGCTTTCCGACACCGTTGCCAAGCTCCTCAAGCACGCCTCCTGA